One window of Camelina sativa cultivar DH55 chromosome 4, Cs, whole genome shotgun sequence genomic DNA carries:
- the LOC104782751 gene encoding uncharacterized protein LOC104782751 isoform X2, with the protein MAGQYVSNDVKTSLGPVGLDRMLTNDILGDIDAATVLRMLRRWGVKEPATNVFDITRNPVTACQAASNDVKTSLGPVGLDPMLTNDILGDIDAATVLRMLRRWGVKEPATNVFDITRNPVTACQAASNDVKTSLGPVGLDPMLTNDILGDIDAATVLRMLRRWGVKEPATNVFDITRNPVTACQAASNDVKTSLGPVGLDPMLTNDILGDIDAATVLRMLRRWGVKEPATNVFDITRNPVTACQAASKNIKTSLGPVGLDRMLMDDIGEMTITTDAATILRMFRRWGVKHPATKTRGRMRGKVSI; encoded by the exons ATGCTTACCAATGATATTCTTGGTGATATAGACGCTGCTACTGTTCTTAGGATGTTGAGGAGGTGGGGGGTCAAAGAACCAGCTACCAATGTATTTGATATAACAAGAAATCCCGTGACAGCTTGCCAGGCTGCTTCAAATGATGTTAAGACCTCACTTGGTCCCGTCGGACTCGATCCG ATGCTTACCAATGATATTCTTGGTGATATAGACGCTGCTACTGTTCTTAGGATGTTGAGGAGGTGGGGGGTCAAAGAACCAGCTACCAATGTATTTGATATAACAAGAAATCCCGTGACAGCTTGCCAGGCTGCTTCAAATGATGTTAAGACCTCACTTGGTCCCGTCGGACTCGATCCG ATGCTTACCAATGATATTCTTGGTGATATAGACGCTGCTACTGTTCTTAGGATGTTGAGGAGGTGGGGGGTCAAAGAACCAGCTACCAATGTATTTGATATAACAAGAAATCCCGTGACAGCTTGCCAGGCTGCTTCAAATGATGTTAAGACCTCACTTGGTCCCGTCGGACTCGATCCG ATGCTTACCAATGATATTCTTGGTGATATAGACGCTGCTACTGTTCTTAGGATGTTGAGGAGGTGGGGGGTCAAAGAACCAGCTACCAATGTATTTGATATAACAAGAAATCCCGTGACAGCTTGCCAGGCTGcttcaaaaaatattaagacCTCACTTGGTCCCGTCGGACTCGATCGG ATGCTTATGGATGATATTGGTGAAATGACCATTACAACGGACGCTGCTACTATTCTTAGGATGTTTAGGAGGTGGGGGGTCAAACACCCAGCTACCAAG ACCAGAGGAAGGATGCGAGGAAAAGTGTCTATCTAA
- the LOC104782751 gene encoding uncharacterized protein LOC104782751 isoform X1, which yields MAGQYVSNDVKTSLGPVGLDRMLTNDILGDIDAATVLRMLRRWGVKEPATNVFDITRNPVTACQAASNDVKTSLGPVGLDPMLTNDILGDIDAATVLRMLRRWGVKEPATNVFDITRNPVTACQAASNDVKTSLGPVGLDPMLTNDILGDIDAATVLRMLRRWGVKEPATNVFDITRNPVTACQAASNDVKTSLGPVGLDPMLTNDILGDIDAATVLRMLRRWGVKEPATNVFDITRNPVTACQAASKNIKTSLGPVGLDRMLMDDIGEMTITTDAATILRMFRRWGVKHPATKNRPEEGCEEKCLSKLKTQES from the exons ATGCTTACCAATGATATTCTTGGTGATATAGACGCTGCTACTGTTCTTAGGATGTTGAGGAGGTGGGGGGTCAAAGAACCAGCTACCAATGTATTTGATATAACAAGAAATCCCGTGACAGCTTGCCAGGCTGCTTCAAATGATGTTAAGACCTCACTTGGTCCCGTCGGACTCGATCCG ATGCTTACCAATGATATTCTTGGTGATATAGACGCTGCTACTGTTCTTAGGATGTTGAGGAGGTGGGGGGTCAAAGAACCAGCTACCAATGTATTTGATATAACAAGAAATCCCGTGACAGCTTGCCAGGCTGCTTCAAATGATGTTAAGACCTCACTTGGTCCCGTCGGACTCGATCCG ATGCTTACCAATGATATTCTTGGTGATATAGACGCTGCTACTGTTCTTAGGATGTTGAGGAGGTGGGGGGTCAAAGAACCAGCTACCAATGTATTTGATATAACAAGAAATCCCGTGACAGCTTGCCAGGCTGCTTCAAATGATGTTAAGACCTCACTTGGTCCCGTCGGACTCGATCCG ATGCTTACCAATGATATTCTTGGTGATATAGACGCTGCTACTGTTCTTAGGATGTTGAGGAGGTGGGGGGTCAAAGAACCAGCTACCAATGTATTTGATATAACAAGAAATCCCGTGACAGCTTGCCAGGCTGcttcaaaaaatattaagacCTCACTTGGTCCCGTCGGACTCGATCGG ATGCTTATGGATGATATTGGTGAAATGACCATTACAACGGACGCTGCTACTATTCTTAGGATGTTTAGGAGGTGGGGGGTCAAACACCCAGCTACCAAG AATAGACCAGAGGAAGGATGCGAGGAAAAGTGTCTATCTAAATTGAAAACTCAAGAGTCGTAG